A part of Solicola gregarius genomic DNA contains:
- a CDS encoding dihydroorotase, translating into MTNEHSLIRGARPLGGDPSDVRIRDGVFVEIGADLDAGDATVVEARDLIALPGLVDIHTHLREPGREDAETVESGTRAAARGGYTCVFAMANTDPVADTAGVVEQVWRLGREAGHCDVQPIGAVTIGLEGERLAELGAMAESAAAVRVFSDDGKCVSDALLMRRALEYVKAFDGVVAQHAQEPRLTKDAQMNEGDVSGQLGMTGWPAVAEEAIIARDSLLAAHVGSRLHVCHLSTRGSVELVRSAKAKGWNVTAEVTPHHLLLTDELARSYDPIYKVNPPLRTADDVAAVREGLADGTIDCVGTDHAPHPMEDKECEWSAAAFGMLGLETALSVVQHTMVDTGLLTWEQVADRMSAAPARIGRVSVEHGRGIVVGEPANLTLYDPSTTRVIDPADTASQSRNNPYAGLELPGTVVETYLRGVRTHEHERATA; encoded by the coding sequence GTGACCAACGAACACAGCCTGATCCGTGGCGCCCGACCCCTCGGTGGCGACCCGTCCGACGTACGCATCCGAGACGGCGTGTTCGTCGAGATCGGCGCCGACCTCGATGCGGGCGACGCGACGGTGGTCGAGGCCAGGGACCTGATCGCACTGCCGGGCCTTGTCGACATCCACACCCATCTGCGCGAGCCCGGCCGCGAGGACGCCGAGACCGTCGAGTCCGGTACGCGAGCGGCCGCGCGCGGCGGGTATACCTGCGTGTTCGCGATGGCCAACACAGATCCGGTCGCCGACACCGCCGGCGTCGTCGAGCAGGTGTGGCGGCTCGGTCGCGAGGCCGGTCACTGCGATGTCCAGCCCATCGGTGCCGTGACGATCGGCCTGGAAGGGGAGCGCCTCGCCGAGCTCGGGGCGATGGCGGAGTCGGCCGCGGCCGTACGGGTGTTCTCCGACGACGGCAAGTGCGTCAGCGACGCCCTGCTGATGCGCCGGGCGCTGGAGTACGTGAAGGCGTTCGACGGCGTGGTGGCCCAGCATGCGCAGGAGCCGCGCCTGACGAAGGACGCTCAGATGAATGAGGGCGACGTCTCCGGGCAGCTCGGCATGACCGGATGGCCCGCGGTCGCCGAGGAGGCGATCATCGCCCGCGACTCGCTGCTCGCGGCGCATGTCGGCTCCCGGCTCCATGTCTGCCACCTGTCGACGCGGGGCTCGGTCGAGCTGGTCCGCTCGGCGAAGGCCAAGGGCTGGAACGTCACGGCGGAGGTCACCCCCCACCACCTGCTGCTGACCGACGAGCTCGCCCGCTCGTACGACCCGATCTACAAGGTCAACCCGCCGCTGCGTACGGCCGACGACGTCGCCGCGGTACGCGAGGGGCTGGCCGACGGCACGATCGACTGCGTCGGCACCGACCACGCACCGCACCCGATGGAGGACAAGGAGTGCGAGTGGAGTGCTGCGGCGTTCGGCATGCTCGGGCTCGAGACCGCCCTCTCGGTGGTGCAGCACACGATGGTCGACACCGGGCTGCTGACCTGGGAGCAGGTGGCCGACCGGATGTCCGCCGCACCCGCACGGATCGGTCGAGTGAGCGTCGAGCACGGCCGCGGCATCGTCGTCGGTGAGCCGGCCAACCTCACGTTGTACGACCCGTCGACGACCCGGGTGATCGATCCGGCAGACACGGCATCGCAGTCGCGCAACAACCCGTACGCCGGGCTGGAGCTCCCGGGCACGGTCGTCGAGACGTACCTCCGCGGTGTGCGGACCCACGAGCACGAGAGGGCGACGGCGTGA
- the carA gene encoding glutamine-hydrolyzing carbamoyl-phosphate synthase small subunit, whose protein sequence is MTAVLVLEDGRVFRGDAYGAIGETIGEGVFATGMTGYQETLTDPSYRRQVVVMTAPHIGNTGVNDEDDESDRIWVAGYVVRDPARIHSSWRATDDLGARLERDGVVGISGLDTRALTRHLRERGAMRVGISSASGTVEDLLERVREAPRMAGADLAGEVTTGESYVVPAQGEKRFTVAAIDLGIKGMTPRLLSERGVEVHVLASTASIDDVLAIEPDGVFMSNGPGDPEASVDAVALLREVLTRRIPYFGICFGNQMFGRALGFDTYKLKYGHRGINQPVIDKTTGRVEITSQNHGFAVDMPTDAPVRTEFGTATVTHVSLNDGVVEGLALTDAPAFSVQYHPEAAAGPHDSAYLFDRFADLMREAKQGATT, encoded by the coding sequence GTGACAGCTGTGCTGGTACTGGAAGACGGTCGAGTCTTCCGCGGTGATGCGTACGGGGCGATCGGCGAGACGATCGGCGAGGGGGTGTTCGCGACCGGCATGACCGGCTACCAGGAGACGCTGACCGATCCGTCGTACCGGCGCCAGGTCGTGGTGATGACGGCCCCGCACATCGGCAACACCGGCGTCAACGACGAGGACGACGAGTCGGACCGCATCTGGGTCGCCGGATACGTCGTGCGCGACCCCGCGCGCATACACAGCAGCTGGCGGGCGACCGACGACCTGGGGGCCAGGCTCGAGCGCGACGGAGTCGTGGGCATCTCCGGGCTAGATACTCGGGCGCTCACCCGCCACCTGCGCGAGCGGGGTGCGATGCGCGTCGGCATCTCGTCGGCGTCCGGCACGGTCGAGGACCTGCTCGAGCGCGTACGCGAGGCGCCACGGATGGCCGGCGCCGACCTCGCGGGCGAGGTGACGACGGGGGAGTCGTACGTCGTGCCGGCGCAGGGCGAGAAGCGGTTCACGGTGGCGGCGATCGACCTGGGCATCAAGGGCATGACGCCCCGGTTGCTTTCCGAGCGCGGAGTCGAGGTGCACGTGCTGGCCTCGACCGCCTCGATCGACGACGTGCTGGCGATCGAGCCGGACGGCGTCTTCATGTCCAACGGGCCCGGAGACCCGGAGGCGTCCGTCGACGCGGTCGCGCTGCTGCGCGAGGTGCTGACGCGGCGCATCCCGTACTTCGGTATCTGCTTCGGCAACCAGATGTTCGGCCGGGCGCTCGGGTTCGACACCTACAAGCTGAAGTACGGCCATCGAGGCATCAACCAGCCGGTGATCGACAAGACGACCGGTCGGGTCGAGATCACGTCGCAGAACCACGGCTTCGCGGTCGACATGCCGACCGATGCGCCCGTACGCACGGAGTTCGGCACCGCGACGGTGACGCACGTCTCGCTGAACGACGGCGTGGTCGAGGGGCTCGCGCTCACGGATGCGCCGGCGTTCAGCGTGCAGTACCACCCCGAGGCGGCCGCCGGGCCGCACGACTCCGCGTACCTGTTCGACAGGTTTGCCGACCTGATGCGCGAAGCCAAGCAAGGAGCGACGACCTGA